One Oncorhynchus keta strain PuntledgeMale-10-30-2019 chromosome 34, Oket_V2, whole genome shotgun sequence genomic window, GGATAAATGAGTTTATGATATCTGTTCTGCCGTGATTAGCAGCAGAGTTCTAAGGCACAGATGACTGCTCTCTGGGACATTATCACGTTGGCCAAATGTTCCAAAGTAGTGAAGCACAGTGCCGTCTGTCCGAGTCAGAAACACACTGATTTCTGAGAACAGTCCCAGAACTTTGCTGCCGTACCTCATCAATAAGCTGACAAATTAGCTACTGTATGGCCATTCAAACACCTTGCACTGGGCAGCTAGCTGGAGCAAGTTTGCTCAACTGAGCGAGCAGGATATGCCGTAGTAGCATTACGTCATAGCTACCAAGAGAGGAGCGATTATCGGAATTAGTGTTAAGCGGATGAACAAAAACTAGATTTTTTTCGATTAGGTCCTCGTCCTACAAGACAGAACGGTTGAGGGACGAGCTTCACGTAGTAGTGACGCCGCCTGACGTGAGACAGTGATGTGACTTCTACAAACACTCACCGCTGCCAGGTTGCCAACCTGCGTCCAGAAGACATAGTTGGGGAACTGCTGCAACCCTTTGGCCCCGACAATCAACCGCTGGTAGAGGAATCCACAAATGAGGTACACTGACAAGAGGACGAACCCACTGGGACAGAGGAAtgaataaacattttaaaaaggtgTCAAATCCCCAGTTGGAAACCCATCCCATTAATTGACACATGAACAAACATCACAATGATTCACAGTGATAATTATtctgctgttctgttttgttaaatgtaaatgttaagcgTTGAGGAAATAAGAGACCATTATCATAATAAATACcaataaatatgtaaatatttaTTGGGTATTTgttggagagagaaatggagagcttTGGTTGCTACCCTGCGTTCCAGCCAGCGGGTTGGGGATAAGTCTGAGTATTTCTGTAGTCACCGGAATGTGTGTAATCAGGAAGGATGCATAATCTTAGTACTAACATGATGAGTATTATGGAGCCTGCACTGAGCTGGGATGGCAGAGCGGGACAGACCGCACTGGAGTCCAGTTCAAACAGATAGAAAcagtccctgtccctctccctctcctccaacaccacttccagcttCCCCTAAGAGacacatggggagagagagagaaagagaggtttgAGCAAGAGGGAGGACGATAGGaggggatgtagagaggtgtgCGTCAATGTGTGACAGGGAGTGAGGCATGTCAAATCACCACACCACAGTGATCCaaaccctcccatccctctctcaccattTCCACTCCTCTGTTGCAGGAGATCATGACAATGGCTTTCCTCATCTCCTTGGAACAGTGGCCATCATACTTGGTGCCGTTGCTGTAGATCAACATCACCCAGTCACCTGTAGGGGGTGATCGGTagcaaagagcgagagagaaatagtgagagagagagatggaaggggagagagaaagggcatCACTATATCTGGTCATGCTAGAGCTGACTTACAGAGATACTATAATATACCGTAACACACTGATAAGACCGGCACATGACTTTCTCAAAGGAAAAGATAAAGAACCGGACATTCTTACTTCCTCCGATAGCCTGTGTTGCAGTGTACAGGCCAAGCACTGTCTCACTTTCTTTTTCCGTATGGTCGATCTGAACGAGTCCCGCTCCTACCATTTTCCCCGCATCCCCACACACCTGGAACTGGTACGTGTAGCTTTCCTTGCCGCTTGTCGTCGCCACAGAGAAACTGTAACCAAGGGAACCGTGGAAAAAAAACTGTGGTAACGTTACCTTGTATAAGTGTTACGTGTGATGTTACATGAGTGAGGTAGACTAAAATGAACAATCTCTGGAAAATTAAAACTAAGGGAGTTTCCAAGCTTAATGTGGCCTCCTGACTGCTGAACAATAACCTTTTTATACCATCATGCAAAGCTAATTTCTGTGACAGCTGACAAAGTATAATTTCACCTCCCCAAGCAATGGACGTCAGTGTGTGTGGAGTCTTACTTTTTGGCTGATAAACAATTGCTTTGATACCCCTCACCTGGTAAAGCAATAGGATATCCCACAGATATTTTTATGTTTTCCATTTCTAAAACGGTAATTCCTTACGTCTTGTTAGTGAGCGGTTCTAGAAGACTGAGGACCTTCCGTTCTGCCGGGGACTCAGAGAACAGCTTACACCTCTTGGTGTCGTCACTGGCCTGGCTTCCACAGACCAACAGGACCAGCTGAACAGCCAGAACTAACAGCCGCCCAGACGTCGCTGTGTGTGGGGTGGACATGGACACCTGGGGAAAATATATAATGGAAAACAATTAAAATACTATACTTTGTAAGGCTTATTTGGTCTGTTTCACTGCATGACTGATTCATTGCCTAACCAATTCATTTGACACAATGACACGGATAAAAAGCAGTAAACGAGTG contains:
- the LOC118367677 gene encoding cation-dependent mannose-6-phosphate receptor-like, with the protein product MKVSMSTPHTATSGRLLVLAVQLVLLVCGSQASDDTKRCKLFSESPAERKVLSLLEPLTNKTFSVATTSGKESYTYQFQVCGDAGKMVGAGLVQIDHTEKESETVLGLYTATQAIGGSDWVMLIYSNGTKYDGHCSKEMRKAIVMISCNRGVEMGKLEVVLEERERDRDCFYLFELDSSARLIVGAKGLQQFPNYVFWTQVGNLAADGCNFVCRTQGPEEVPPTYRGVSTEPKEQPEERDDHLLPM